One Bacteroidales bacterium genomic window, GGTAATGCCTTAAGGTATGGGTTACCTGGCATCCCTTTTCATACACGGTGTTTCCATAAGTGATAGTCTGAGGAATTCCATAAACCGCAAAATAACCCCCATCCTTGATATGGGATTGTAGAATTACATTTTTCAATTTCAGACGAAGGTATTCCCTTGAGACCTCTTCTCCATACAATTCTTCCATATACAGGGATTCGCACCAAACCGCCCATCCCTCATTCAGCCACATATCTTCGGCTGAGGCACAGGTTACCATATCCCCGAACCACATATGTGAGAGTTCGTGGGCATACCACCACTCATTTGAAGTATTACCATTCCACCCGGAATAGGGATAGGATATATTGGCTGCATGTTCCATTGCACCTTCTGCTGTTGCTGTATATCCAACCCGCTCAAAAGGATAAGGGCCAAAGTGAGTTTCATAGGCCTGCAGGATATCCTTCATATGAACGAAGGTTCCGGCAACTTTTAAGGTATCTGATGGGCGGCAATAATAGGTAATGGGGACCTCTTTGCTAATTCCCTGGAACTGGTCAGAAACAAGGGAATAAGTTCCGATTGAAGCCGAAATCAGGTAGGTGGGAAGGGAATATTGTGTTTTCCAATGCCAGGTGGAGGTATTATTGCCATGATCTGTAATTTCACTCAGCAATCCTCCCGAAATAGCTGACATTTGAGAAGGTATAGTAAGATATACATCATACAACGCACGATCCCTGAAATCATCTATGCAAGGAAACCAGGCTTTACCCAGGTTATGTGGAATGGCATCAAAACCTACTCCAAGGTTAAAAGCATAATTTCCCGAAAAATGAAAACCACCCCATCCTGACGGATCAACAAAAGGAGAGCCTTGATAGTATACCCTGATTTCAAGGGTATCAGAAGACATGATGGGTGATTCAAGTGGGATAGATAAGATAGGATCAGAGTACGAAAAAATGGAAACAGGGGTATTCCCGACAAAAATGGAATCAATGTTTAGTGAAGTTAACTCGAGTTTTATCTCTGTGAGCCCATCTACCCCAGGCTTTAGCTGTACTTTAGTGTAACCTTTAATAATCTTTGTCGTCAAATCGATTTCGGTGAGATGAATGTCATAATGCAAGGCATCTATCGAGTCACTATAAATTATTTCTGTTGCTGATTGACAATTATTTTGAGAGAAAAGTGGTTTAATAAGTAGCAGCGACAAAAAAAATGTTAAAAAAATAACAAACTTAAGGTTGTTCATAGTTGTTTGATATAGGTATCACATAACTTTGTATACTGAATCGCAATGATATTGTGAAGCGGTATCATTTCAGATTCACTTATGCCGTTGCATTCAGTAAACTATTATTGGCAAAATGAAATTACAACGGTATAAAGGTAATTTAAAATCCCTCTTCAGCCTTTTTCAGGTGATCTGATAATTCCCAATTCTTTTATGAAAAAAACAATTCTTTTATTCTTGTCTTTGTTCATCTTCATTTCAGCACAATCGCAGGAAATATGGACACTTGAGAAGTGCATAGAATACGCACTTTCAAACAATATCCAGATAAAACAGCAAAAGCTGCAGGTAGATGCAACCCAGGCAGATGTTTTGCAAAATAAATTAACCATGCTGCCATCACTAAATGGCTTTGCCAGCCATGGTTATAACTATGGTAAAACCGTCGACCGATTTACCAATACCTTTGCATCTGAACGGGTGCGTTCAAATAACTTTTATTTGTCCTCTTCCATTAGCCTCTTTGATGGCTTCCAGAAATTAAATCAGTTGAGATTAAGCCAATCTAATCTTGAAGCAGGTCATTACGACCTGGATAAATTTATGGATGATATTTCCCTCGGAATTGCTACCGCATATCTCCAGATTCTGTATTACAAGGAATTAACAAGAACTGCTGAAAATCAGTTAAATGCTACTGATTTGCAAGTAGCCCGCCTCAGAAAACTGGTGAATGCCGGCGCTTTGGCACAAGGTGACCTATACACCATTGAAGCACAGAGGGCAGCTGAAAACTCTGCAGTTGTTGAAGCCAGTAACAACCTTGATCTTGCATACCTCACCCTTACACAAATGCTTGATCTGCCCCGCAATACTCAATTTGAAATTGAATCCCCAAACCTGGAACTGGGCGCTCAGCCTGGAATACTGATGAAACCTGAACAGGTATTCGATTATGCACTGGAGACTCAACCTTCAATCAAAAGTGCAGAATCAAGGGTTAAAAGTTCAGAATATAGCCTGCTTATTGCCAAAGGGGGGCAATCACCCACCCTGACTATGCAGGGTTCTGTCGGGACAGGTTATTCAGGTGCTGCCCAGATAGTGGACTCTTATACTACTTTTATTCCGGACGTTACCCAAACCCTGCCGACTTCGTTTATTCCCGGACCTGATGGCCAACCACAGCAGTATGTCTGGAACCTTGGCGCATCACCGGAATATAAAACCAAAGCCTTTAAAGATCAATTCAACGATAATATCAACCAATCGATCTCCCTGAACCTGAATGTCCCCATTTTTAATGGCTGGGTTACCCGGACATCAATCAGCAAAGCTAAAATGAACCTTGAAAATACCAGGTATAACCTGGAATTAAGTAAACTCGACTTACGGAAAACCATTGAACAGGCTTATGCCGATTCTAAAGCTGCTTTAAATAAATATGAATCCTCGCTTTCCGGGGTCGAAGCTGCCAAAGAATCCTACAGGTATGCAGAGCAAAAATTCAATGTAGGTGTGATGAACTCGGTGGATTATAATAATTCAAAAAAGGACTTCGAAAAGGCCGAATCTGAATTACTCAGGGCAAAATATGAATTTATATTCAAGACAACTGTCCTTGATTTCTACATGGGAAAACCTATCTCCTTGAAAAGAAAATAGCAGGAATAAAAAGTATTCAATTATAAACAAACAATACAAAACCACTGTAAGATGTTTAAGAAAAAAAACCTTATCCGAATCCTTATTGGACTGGCAGTAGTCATTCTGATTGTCTTTGCGATTGCCAAAAAGAAGGGTTGGATCGGGAAACCTGATGAAATCAAAGTGGCTACTGAATTAGTACAGAAGCGCACTATCGTTGAAACTGTTTCAGCAAACGGTAAAATTGCACCTGAAGTTGAAGTAAAACTATCACCGGATGTATCAGGTGAAATTATTGAACTCTATATCATTGAGGGAGAGCAGGTAAAACCCGGACAACTCCTGGCTAAAATCAACCCTGAAATTTATATTTCTACCTATGATCGGACTGTAGCTGCGCTTAATACCCAGCAGGCAAACCTTGCAAATGCAAAAGCGCGCTTAGCACAGGTGAAATCTCAGTTTGTTAATGGGAAGAATTCATTTGAAAGAAATCAGAAGCTGCATAATGAAAAAGCCATTTCAGATGCAGAATTCGAATCTTCTAAATCAGCTTATGAAGTTGCCCAGGCTGAGGTAGATGCAGCGGAAGAAAGTATCAGGGCCGCCGCCTTTAACGTTAAGAGCGCCGAAGCGGGAGTAAAGGAAGCCAAAGAAAACCTTTCCAAAACAACCATTTTTGCACCTGTTGGGGGTACCATTTCGAAACTTAATATCGAAAAAGGTGAAAGGGTTGCCGGAGCATCTCAATTCTCCTCCGGAACAGAAATTCTGAGGATCGCTAACCTGCAAACAATGGAAGTCAAGGTCGATGTAAATGAAAATGACATCGTAAGAGTGAATCAAAATGACACTGCCCTGGTTGAAGTTGATGCCTATCAAAATCGGAAATTCAAGGGAATTGTTACTGAAATCAGCACCTCCGCTAATACCACAGGGGTGAGTGCCGACCAGGTGACCAATTTCGAAGTTAAAATCAGGATCCTTCCTGAATCCTATAAAGACCTTGTATCAGCCGATAAACCCAATATCTCTCCATTCCGGCCGGGTATGTCAGCAACCGTAGATATTCAAACCGAATCAGTAAGCAATGTATTGACTGTACCAATTCAGGCTGTCACAACCCGCGTGGATAGCGCAAAAGTGAAGGAAAAAGAAATTGCTGACAAGGAGAAACGTGATTCCGGCAAAGAAACTGAAGAGGAAGCAGCAGCAGCAAAGAAAGTTGTAAATGATTTCCAGGAAATTGTTTTTGTTTATGAAAATGGAAAAACAAAAATGGTTAAAGTGAAGACAGGTATCCAGGATAATGCCTATATCCAGGTTATTCAGGGCTTGAAAGAAAAGGATGAAGTTATTACAGCGCCATATAGTGCTATCTCCAAAAAACTGAAAGAAGGTGATATTGTCAAAAAGGTTGATAAGAAAGACCTTTATACAGAGAAATAGCAATCACTCCGTTTATTTTAACAGGCTTTCGTCAGGAGGCCTGTTTTTTTTTGCTCATCTTAATTCTCATCTGAACCCTATTGAATCGTACTTTTGTGTCAAATAATTCATGTAATGGCGTTAATCCTTGCCCTGGAAACAGCTACAGAGGTATGTTCGGTAGCACTTAACCTTGATGGAAATATTGTTGCTGTTAAAGAAACTGTGGGTGTGAATGAGCATTCGGCACAATTGACTTCATTTATTGAAGAAGTCACTAAAAACGCCGGGTACCCTCTTTCTGCTATCGATGCCTTTGCTGTAAGTATGGGCCCCGGATCCTATACCGGGCTTCGAATCGGGGTTTCAACTGCAAAGGGATTATGTTATGCCCTCGACAAACCCTTAATCGCAATATCTACCCTGAAAGCATTGTCGCATCAGGCATTAACCCATTTCCCTGAATTGAAAAGTGAGAATATCATTCTTACTCCACTTATAGATGCAAGAAGGATGGAGGTGTATATGGCCATGTATGATTCTTCACTAAATGAACTCCTTCCAGTGGAAGCACGCATATTAGATATTCAGGGAATTAATGAATATGATGGACAGAAAATGGCATTATTCGGAAGCGGAGCCGCTAAATGCAGGGATCATTTTTCCGGAAATGAGAGATTCCTGTTTCCAGGTGAAGTTCTGGCATCAGCTATTTCAATATCTATGCTGGCTCTTGAAAATTTTAAACAGGAATTGTTTGAAAACACAGCCTATTTTGAACCATTTTATCTCAAAGACTTTATTGCAGGAAAGCCAAAGGTAAAAGGCCTTTATAATTAGTCTTATTGTTTAACGGGATCTTTAGGTAAACGCAGAAGCCGGAACAATTCTTCTATTATCTGGTTATAAGATATTGAAATATGTTTATATTTGCTTTTACAACCCGTTTACAGGATTGTTTACTCAGTCCTTCGGATAATCCAGGAATTCTATATGGAATACAAAATTCTACAACCCCGGTTGGAGGGTTCAGTCCTTCTGGTTACCATTTCGAGACCTGAAAGCCTGAATGCTCTTAATACCGCATTTTTTAATGAATTAGATCATCTCTTGGCAGCTGAAGCATCTGACCCTGATGTTCGGGCCGTGATCCTTACAGGTGCAGGGAAAGCCTTTGTTGCCGGTGCAGATATTGCCGAAATGGTGAATAAGTCACCGGATGAAGCTTCAGATTTTTCCCGCCGTGGACAAAAAACATTTATGTCCATTGTCAACCATCCTGTTCCCATCATTGCTGCTATCAACGGATTTGCACTGGGTGGAGGACTGGAACTTGCCATGTCCTGCGATTTCAGGATATCAGTAAATAATGCCAAATTTGGGCAGCCTGAAGTAAGCCTGGGACTGATCCCCGGTTATGCAGCCACTCAACGCCTTTCCAGGTTGGTTGGAATGGGTACAGCCCTTTACATGCTTACCACCGGTGAAATGGTTACAGCCGAAGAAGCTCTGAGGATGGGCCTCGTTCAGAAATTAACAGAGCCCGATCAGCTTTTAACTGAAGCCCTGCGACTAGCCAACCAGATTGCTTTAAAGGGACCTAAAGCGGTAAAAACCGTAAAATCTGTTACCAGGAATGGATATCATATGCCTTTCCCCCTGGCCTGTGAACTCGAAGCCCAAACTTTCGGGACCTTGTTCGTGGATGAAGGAATTGAAGGGATGAAAGCTTTCCTCGAAAAAAGAAAACCAGTTTGGTAATTCA contains:
- a CDS encoding M1 family metallopeptidase, coding for MSLLLIKPLFSQNNCQSATEIIYSDSIDALHYDIHLTEIDLTTKIIKGYTKVQLKPGVDGLTEIKLELTSLNIDSIFVGNTPVSIFSYSDPILSIPLESPIMSSDTLEIRVYYQGSPFVDPSGWGGFHFSGNYAFNLGVGFDAIPHNLGKAWFPCIDDFRDRALYDVYLTIPSQMSAISGGLLSEITDHGNNTSTWHWKTQYSLPTYLISASIGTYSLVSDQFQGISKEVPITYYCRPSDTLKVAGTFVHMKDILQAYETHFGPYPFERVGYTATAEGAMEHAANISYPYSGWNGNTSNEWWYAHELSHMWFGDMVTCASAEDMWLNEGWAVWCESLYMEELYGEEVSREYLRLKLKNVILQSHIKDGGYFAVYGIPQTITYGNTVYEKGCQVTHTLRHYLGDELFFSGIKAYLQHYAYKPASTCDLRDFLSSYTGVDLNDFFNAWVFPRDS
- a CDS encoding TolC family protein, giving the protein MKKTILLFLSLFIFISAQSQEIWTLEKCIEYALSNNIQIKQQKLQVDATQADVLQNKLTMLPSLNGFASHGYNYGKTVDRFTNTFASERVRSNNFYLSSSISLFDGFQKLNQLRLSQSNLEAGHYDLDKFMDDISLGIATAYLQILYYKELTRTAENQLNATDLQVARLRKLVNAGALAQGDLYTIEAQRAAENSAVVEASNNLDLAYLTLTQMLDLPRNTQFEIESPNLELGAQPGILMKPEQVFDYALETQPSIKSAESRVKSSEYSLLIAKGGQSPTLTMQGSVGTGYSGAAQIVDSYTTFIPDVTQTLPTSFIPGPDGQPQQYVWNLGASPEYKTKAFKDQFNDNINQSISLNLNVPIFNGWVTRTSISKAKMNLENTRYNLELSKLDLRKTIEQAYADSKAALNKYESSLSGVEAAKESYRYAEQKFNVGVMNSVDYNNSKKDFEKAESELLRAKYEFIFKTTVLDFYMGKPISLKRK
- a CDS encoding efflux RND transporter periplasmic adaptor subunit, giving the protein MFKKKNLIRILIGLAVVILIVFAIAKKKGWIGKPDEIKVATELVQKRTIVETVSANGKIAPEVEVKLSPDVSGEIIELYIIEGEQVKPGQLLAKINPEIYISTYDRTVAALNTQQANLANAKARLAQVKSQFVNGKNSFERNQKLHNEKAISDAEFESSKSAYEVAQAEVDAAEESIRAAAFNVKSAEAGVKEAKENLSKTTIFAPVGGTISKLNIEKGERVAGASQFSSGTEILRIANLQTMEVKVDVNENDIVRVNQNDTALVEVDAYQNRKFKGIVTEISTSANTTGVSADQVTNFEVKIRILPESYKDLVSADKPNISPFRPGMSATVDIQTESVSNVLTVPIQAVTTRVDSAKVKEKEIADKEKRDSGKETEEEAAAAKKVVNDFQEIVFVYENGKTKMVKVKTGIQDNAYIQVIQGLKEKDEVITAPYSAISKKLKEGDIVKKVDKKDLYTEK
- the tsaB gene encoding tRNA (adenosine(37)-N6)-threonylcarbamoyltransferase complex dimerization subunit type 1 TsaB yields the protein MALILALETATEVCSVALNLDGNIVAVKETVGVNEHSAQLTSFIEEVTKNAGYPLSAIDAFAVSMGPGSYTGLRIGVSTAKGLCYALDKPLIAISTLKALSHQALTHFPELKSENIILTPLIDARRMEVYMAMYDSSLNELLPVEARILDIQGINEYDGQKMALFGSGAAKCRDHFSGNERFLFPGEVLASAISISMLALENFKQELFENTAYFEPFYLKDFIAGKPKVKGLYN
- a CDS encoding enoyl-CoA hydratase/isomerase family protein — its product is MEYKILQPRLEGSVLLVTISRPESLNALNTAFFNELDHLLAAEASDPDVRAVILTGAGKAFVAGADIAEMVNKSPDEASDFSRRGQKTFMSIVNHPVPIIAAINGFALGGGLELAMSCDFRISVNNAKFGQPEVSLGLIPGYAATQRLSRLVGMGTALYMLTTGEMVTAEEALRMGLVQKLTEPDQLLTEALRLANQIALKGPKAVKTVKSVTRNGYHMPFPLACELEAQTFGTLFVDEGIEGMKAFLEKRKPVW